The following are from one region of the Capsicum annuum cultivar UCD-10X-F1 chromosome 1, UCD10Xv1.1, whole genome shotgun sequence genome:
- the LOC107863340 gene encoding alternative oxidase, mitochondrial-like: protein MTYLEYDSECKLYLESNILVQRKEMPEAANADKLSELELENAYDEQRENATQSDELPLPSNFQLAQVESCQILGTNSVGVQLSHSLENISCIARNPKDNRVVGHLEEEAIHLYTLYLNDIDRGEIENFPALAIAIDYWRLPKDATLKDVDEAYHRDVNHFASPWETH, encoded by the exons ATGACTTATTTGGAATATGATTCTGAGTGTAAGCTTTACTTGGAAAGCAATATTTTAGTTCAGAGAAAAGAGATGCCTGAAGCTGCTAATGCTGATAAATTATCAGAACTGGAACTTGAGAATGCTTATGATGAGCAGCGTGAGAATGCTACTCAGTCAGATGAGCTGCCTTTGCCGAGCAATTTCCAGTTAGCCCAGGTTGAATCCTGCCAGATTCTTGGCACAAATTCAGTGGGAGTTCAGCTCTCACACAGTTTGGAGAACATCAGCTGCATTGCAAGAAATCCAAAAGACAACAG AGTTGTTGGTCATCTGGAAGAGGAGGCTATACACTTATATACTTTGTATCTTAATGATATTGATCGTGGTGAAATTGAAAATTTCCCTGCTCTTGCGATAGCAATTGACTACTGGAGACTGCCTAAGGATGCGACTCTAAAGGATGTTGATGAAGCTTATCATAGAGACGTTAACCATTTCGCATCTCCATGGGAGACACATTAA